The window ATCAAAACTATAATAAGAACTCTCCTCTTATCAGTTCCCATCTCAAAACAAGTATGAAGCTTctctgttatatatttttttcctatACAAAGCGAGAATCCTTTTCAACGTCTATATGAATCCTCTTTCTATCTCACTCTCTCTCAAAACTGTTACCAAAACAAAGGCTAGGGGTAGATCTGCATGAGAGTTCTAGAATCATGCCTAGTAACTCTGTATACAGTTACATTCCAATCCATGTAGTCTACTCCATCCATCGATTGCAAATTGTAGCCCCTGTCGTTATCTGGATATCGCTGGTCAATAGCATTGCGGATGTCACTTATGGTTTGGTTTGATCTAAAAGGAAGCTCCAGCGTTGTCCCAATCCCATCTGCCAATCTGATAGTTATCATAATAGTACTTGGCGCAGCTTGAGTCTCCACAGTTGTCCTGTCTCGGTTAGCAAAAGGATCAGGGACTGTCTCCACGCTTGAACCTTCCTCTACAGCCTTATCCTATCAAATGAAGTCAACAAAATATTCAGAAGTGAAAATAGAAAAGCAAACACAGTATGTAAAAAGTTAAGACCAGAGGAAGAGAAGGGTTACATACATTCACTTGAGATGACGCCATGCCAGGTACAGCCACTGTGACGTCTCCTTCACCAGCTTCTTCAAGTGACTTTTGTGTCTCCGTGGGGCCACTTGAAACATATGAAGACTCAAACTGTGACTGTGAAGGTAATGATCCCATCGATGGAAGAGGCAGATCTCTGTTCTCCTTCAAATCCCTATTAGCGAATCCTGAAAGAAAAGGAGAGTACTCTAGAAACCAACGTTCAGTGGGTTTACCTAGAAGAGCTCCCGGTTTCAACTTCTTGTGAATCCTCCTGAACCGGCGTTGTTTTATCCTCTTCCACGAGACAGGAGAAGGCTTGTTCTATATTCCAATTGCTGGCTTTAAGGTAAATGGTTGCAATGTCTCGAGTAACTACTCCATCAGCCGCATCGACGAATATATCAATGAGTTCATCTTGCTTCAGCGAATTCAGCAGCTCCCTAGTTTGTGTCGGACTTGAACTTTCCTGAAATGCAAGCAGTGTACGCATCAACATTGAGTTACATTCTCGCCAACTCAAAGAAATAGCAGCAAGAGACAATATAGGTTGTTTGCTAAGTTTATGTTTAGCAAACACAAACACAAGATAAACAGCAAAGACAGTTGTTTATAGTGTgcagagaagagaaagagacgGTTACTACCTCCACTAGAGGTGACTCTGGGCTTGAATCTTGGTCAACAGCCATACCACTAAATTTTTTCTGATCATATAAAAGACAGAACAAAACACTATCAAAAGACAAAAGCAAGCAAGTACTAGTGGAGAGAAAGAGAAGGTTACATACAACCACTTGAGCCGTCGCAATTCCGGAACGAGATTTGCTGTAACCATCATTGAAATAGCTGATGGCGTTTTTTACATTCCCCTTGCAGTGGTTGAGACAATCGATTACGGCTTGTGAAGGAGCTTCAGGAAGAAGATCTCGGAATTGTTTTATACTTTCCGGTTTCAGTTCAAGCGGCGGCGTACTGCACAAGTAAACCAagtggccaaaaaaaaaagattcaacgTAAAGATaggataaaccctaaatcaagaACACAAAGTTACGCTAAAGAACACAGAGATACGTAAACCCTGAACCAGGAACATAAAGTTACACtagctaaaccctaaaccaagaacaaaaagatacactaaaccctaaaccaagaTCACAAATAAACGCTAAACCTAAGTCAAGATCACAAAGTTacgctaaaccctaaaccaataACACAAAAAGATACGCTAAACCCTAAGTAAACCAAGAACACGAAGCTACTAcgctaaaccctaaatcaagaACAGTACGCTAAACCCTAGATCAAGAACACACAAAGACACGTTAAACCTTAAATCAAGAACAGGAAGATAAGCTAAACCGTAAATGAAGAAATGATGACCTAGCAGAAGGAGGAGGGCTCCCGATTCTGACATTCGTCGAGGTATGACGAAACGGCGGCACTTTACTCCAGACGTCATCCATCGTATCGGCCGATCCTTCATTCCCTGAGAACCCGTGCAGATACCACGGCTCAGTATCACCGTCGTGAGATAACGGCACCGGCTGTGACTTCTTCTCAGGTTTATCAAAGCGGTGTTCACAGAAAGCGCGGGCGGCGTGCTCTAGGCTCCAATTGTTGTCGCTGAGGTACTTTGTTGCGTCCGCCACAGACGACGATCCATGAGAAAGTTCTATGAATCTCGCGATCTTCTCGTTTCTCCTTTGTTCCTCCGCCGCGGTTCTCTGGTTCTCAGACGGAGGTTGAGCCGGCGACGGCAAGGTTTTGGTGCGGCAAGCCTCCATCGCTGCGTTCAGATCCCACCGGAATCCTTCAAGGTAGAATAGCGCTTCTTCTTTGCAGACTCCTAGTTCGTCGCAGATTAGTTTCAACGGATCAGCCATCGTTCGTCGTCGTCTTCGTCACCAAGAGAAGAGGCGGGATACAAATTATCTTGCTGAAAACAGCGGCGTTTTTATAGTGGCAGTCTAAAACGGCGTCGAACCACGTAGTTACATCCACAAAACGCGAGGGGTAAAATGGTAAGTAAAAACAGGCGCCAAGAAGAGACGGTACTGAACTTCCAACGAATATAACCGACTTGAGCAATTTTGTTTGAACTTAACTCAGTATTATTATCATTACAATCACTTCCATTTAaccaattattatttattttaaaactaggtgttttgtcattttataattacttattAATATACATGTTACTAATTAAAAGACTCTAATGATAACTTattgtttatgttttcatttcaaaatttctacatactataaatattttgaaagttttttcgtacactataattattattaaaaataaatcttaGAAATCactcaatattttattttcaattatataaattaaaatttttacttcattaatatataattatgtgtTTCTGGTttctatttttaacttttttattaaaatgtattttcatataaccacaaaacatatatagtaattatttttt is drawn from Brassica rapa cultivar Chiifu-401-42 chromosome A05, CAAS_Brap_v3.01, whole genome shotgun sequence and contains these coding sequences:
- the LOC103867578 gene encoding uncharacterized protein LOC103867578 isoform X1 encodes the protein MADPLKLICDELGVCKEEALFYLEGFRWDLNAAMEACRTKTLPSPAQPPSENQRTAAEEQRRNEKIARFIELSHGSSSVADATKYLSDNNWSLEHAARAFCEHRFDKPEKKSQPVPLSHDGDTEPWYLHGFSGNEGSADTMDDVWSKVPPFRHTSTNVRIGSPPPSASTPPLELKPESIKQFRDLLPEAPSQAVIDCLNHCKGNVKNAISYFNDGYSKSRSGIATAQVVVCNLLFLSTSTCLLLSFDSVLFCLLYDQKKFSGMAVDQDSSPESPLVEESSSPTQTRELLNSLKQDELIDIFVDAADGVVTRDIATIYLKASNWNIEQAFSCLVEEDKTTPVQEDSQEVETGSSSRDLPLPSMGSLPSQSQFESSYVSSGPTETQKSLEEAGEGDVTVAVPGMASSQVNDKAVEEGSSVETVPDPFANRDRTTVETQAAPSTIMITIRLADGIGTTLELPFRSNQTISDIRNAIDQRYPDNDRGYNLQSMDGVDYMDWNVTVYRVTRHDSRTLMQIYP
- the LOC103867578 gene encoding uncharacterized protein LOC103867578 isoform X2, which translates into the protein MADPLKLICDELGVCKEEALFYLEGFRWDLNAAMEACRTKTLPSPAQPPSENQRTAAEEQRRNEKIARFIELSHGSSSVADATKYLSDNNWSLEHAARAFCEHRFDKPEKKSQPVPLSHDGDTEPWYLHGFSGNEGSADTMDDVWSKVPPFRHTSTNVRIGSPPPSASTPPLELKPESIKQFRDLLPEAPSQAVIDCLNHCKGNVKNAISYFNDGYSKSRSGIATAQVVKKFSGMAVDQDSSPESPLVEESSSPTQTRELLNSLKQDELIDIFVDAADGVVTRDIATIYLKASNWNIEQAFSCLVEEDKTTPVQEDSQEVETGSSSRDLPLPSMGSLPSQSQFESSYVSSGPTETQKSLEEAGEGDVTVAVPGMASSQVNDKAVEEGSSVETVPDPFANRDRTTVETQAAPSTIMITIRLADGIGTTLELPFRSNQTISDIRNAIDQRYPDNDRGYNLQSMDGVDYMDWNVTVYRVTRHDSRTLMQIYP